The DNA sequence TTGAAAGCCAGGAAACCAGAGCGGGTGGgaagctgcagggagagcaccAAATAAACAGCTAACAGCTCTGAGTGCCTTTGTGCAGGTTTTGCAGCCcaggaaggaagagagaagtGCACTCAGAGGCCACAAGCAAGAATAAAACCCCTTCTCTCCACCATTAActggctggtgctgctcccaggagctggaagGGGAATTGCTCACAGACATCCTGacatgcagcaaaaaaaaaaaaaaaaaagcacatattCCTATTTCAAGTGGGCTCCTGCTGGTACCTGCTTCCTCTACGGATTTCTGTATTGCCTCTGCGAGCTCCTGGTCGGCGATGTCCTCGGGCCGCACGTCGTCGCGGCCCGCGCCGTACGCCAGCCGCGCGCACTCGGGCAGCTCGCCCTCGGGCAGGAACGAGGTCTGCGAGCCCGTGGTGCCGATCACCAGCACGTTCTTCTTGAGATCAATGGAGCACTGCAAAAGAGCATCCACACGTCAGGGGCCTGTGGAGAGCCAGGCggctcccagggaaaaagggagaCACGAGGTCAGGCAACCCGCCTCCAACAGAACGGCTCACAGCAGGTAAGGGTGGGCCAGGAAAATCTGCTCTAACCAAAGGGCCCTGTCTGACTCCATTTGTAATAAATCATTCCATTGGAAAGCTCTGAACATCTCTGATGAGAGCAAAaagctccaggcagcagccagaCACCCTAGAGCTGTCCATGATGGATGTGCTTCCAGGCTGGAAGACAATCCACCATCACCTGTCCCCAGGAAAATCCTATGAATTCACAGGCCAGGCATTTATGTTCCACTTCTCACTAAACCTACAGGATCCAGGTAACTGTTTCAAaagaggttttgatacctgatgCCTCTTAAGCATATCCAGTCCTAGGAGCATGTCCATGGGCTGCTCTTCAAGGATTGAGAAGGAGCACGCCAGGAAATCCCCTTCAATCTGCACCTGAGCTGAAACACAAGGCAGAGAAGTTCCTACTACAGCACAAAAtatctgctttctgctcttccaCCTGGGAAGGGAAAGGTCTGGGAGAATCTGAAACCAGCACTCTGATGCACTGTTTTGGTGACAGAAAGTCTGGCCCTGTGCAAGCCCCAGGACTGCCAGGCCTGCCATGGTCCCagagtaattattttaaaagctgatgtGCCTGAGAACCTCCAGTCCTGCTTCTCTGGCCCTCTAAGCTTGAGGAGCTGCAAACAGTTTATTAGAGCACAAGTctaagcagcagcaacagcaaacagAATTGATTTTTCAGTAATAAGGGCAGTGTCCTCCATCCACAAAAGCTGCAAAAGAGCACAGAGAGGcttctctttccaaaggaaCAGCAAACACTGCACTGTGCAGGAACCCTTCCTGAGTAGCTCACCCTGCCCAGCAGTCCCACCCAAAACAGGGAAGGTCGTGGTGTTTCATGTTCACCTTGGGTTTTGCCCCCAGAGAACATGTCCTCtacctgggcaggagctgggactcCCTCACCCCAAAGTGTTACAGCattaaatgaaacagaaaacagagtTCAGTACCCAAGACAAACAAACACACTGCAGATGCACTTTGATTTTACTCTGCAGGAGCTCCTAGCAATTACAGCACCAATCCTCAGTGCCAAGATTGCAGGAAATTCAGTCAAACCCCTGCTAAAGCTGCTCCAAAAATGCCAGTACTTACCTAAGTGCACTCTGCCAATGATTTTCTGTGTCCCAACACCCTTAGCAATGCCAGCCCACCGCCGATCCACCAGCCTCATGATGTTGCACCTTTCAGCACAGGCTTGGCTCATGATGGTCATCTGGGCACCTACCAGCAACAGAACTCATGTTAAATCCTGATGGCTCAGcacaaacttttattttttcctggaagaGCTTAAGATATGACACTCAGTGGCTGGGAAGCCAACCCACCTACCCCAGGGCATAAAGGCTTCCTGTGAATCCCATTGTGCTGACCTGGCTGCCCACACACGAGTCAGCACTGACCATTCCGTAGGCATGGAACAACCCCAAGAATTTCCCCTTGCAGGATGTGGATGGGAACCACCACATTAAAGGCATGTGAAATTCCCCTGTCTGTAAAATGAGATAAGACACATGCACATGGCAGCGACTTTCCAGGCACAGAAGTCCCAGAAACTCTCCTAGGAGCCCTAATCCAGGGTGTTCCCGCACTGCTTCTCCCAACAATCTGCTCTGTTCACCCAGGCTGTGCTCAAGGTTCAGTAAAGTGCTCCAAAATCTTGTCATGCAGTGCTTTACTGTAGGATATTTTGGGAAAACTACTGGAATGTTTACTGTTGCCCTCAGTGATGGAGAGTGTGGAGAAAGCACCTGAGTCCACAAAGGCTTTCACGGGGTGTCCATTGACTTTGCAGTTGATGTAGAGCATCACCACCTGCCCAAAGCTCTCAGGTGCCTCTTCCATCGCTATCGTCATGTTCTCTTCAATGTTTTGTTGCCTAAATTTtgtgagaagagagagaaagaccAAAATTTCTGTCACCCAGACCTTGTAACATCCCTCTGATTCACAGGCAGACCTGGAAATCCCACCTACTGCTGCTCACCTTACAAACACACATTTAAACCACAGCAAAGCCTGTTTCCTTAGTGAAACACAGACCTGGGAGCCGAAGATTGCTAGGAATGATCTCAGCTGAGTCCAGAGACACGGAGTGACTCCCCAGCAGCCACTACCCCTTTCAACCCCTGCCTAACTCACACCTCAGCTCCTGACAGCCTTGTGCTGCCAACAGGAACCTGACATCCATGTTAACCTGGAGAACTCGGAGCAAAAAACCTGTGGATTCATTAGTCATGCTGAGGGTACACGGAGGTGTTGCCAATAGCTACATCACTGGAatcccacacagcagctgaacattAAAATCCTCAGGTTTCCGTGGtatctttccttttccaggcaTAGGAAAGGAGGGAGGTAAGCAAAATAGCAGAAAGAACATCACCATGAGCACCAGCCCTTGGTGCAAATTCAAGCcgacagaaaaaaaagctcttcAAGAAATCCCTCACAGCCCCAGGATAATTTTGGAAGTGATGAGCATCTGTAGTGACTGCATCCAAAACAGCTTCATCTCCCCAAAACAGGTAAAAAGGCTTCAATTCTGATGCAATTTCATTTTTCGCTGAGTGGGGTGTGAAATCTGGGGACGGCTCAGCCCAAACAGCTGCAGAACCTTGGGCACATCCCCTTTATCTGTCCCTCATCTAAGGAAGAAGAGAAACGTTCCTGTGCCTCTGAGCAATGTTTCACTACCTACAAATGTCTATTTTCTGCATTGCTGAGTGTTTATCTGGCACCAACACCTTGTCAGTTGTAATGTGAGAGCACTCCTATCACCAGTGAATTCTGGTTCTGACCAACAATGGGTCTGTATCAGACAGACACTGTTATCAGGAGAAAACCACCAGCCATGAACTGACTCCAGGATTTACCACTCAGCTGAAGAAATCAAGCCTCAGCCCAACACAATTACATCTGGAAGGCAGCAAGAGGGAGCGAGCTGATGAGCAGGATGCATTTCTGCAGAAACTCTCATCAGTGAATTAGCCAGACACAGAACAATTAGCAGGATGCAAAACCAAATCTCAAGGGCAGCTGGGAGGAACAACGCCGTGttgctgtgcagagctcagctgggagacagcaccagcccagctctTGGGTTCAAAACGCGCCAGGCACCGGCCTCGAGAGGAGATGTGCTTTCCACAAGTGCTCCAGTCTCAAGAGTGGACCAGCTCAGGCAGCTCCAAGACATCACATGCACAGACAAGTGCTGTCACCTTGTATCACACAGTCccagaacggtttgggttgggagaCACCTTAaaacccacccagtgccaccccctgccatgggcagggacatcttctactatcccaggctgctccaagtcctgtccaacccTGAACACTtcgagggatggggcagccacagcttctctgggcaagctgtgccagggccttgcaccctcacagggaacaacaCTCTGTGATCTCAGCAGGACAAAACTCAAGGATGGGGTGCACCTCCAtgttcccaaatcccaacctTCCCACATGCAAAGGTGGCCCAGAGCATTGCCCTGCAAACACTCCTCGATAcaaagaaatgtgtttaaattCTGCCTTCTCTGAGGAAAAAACACCATGGATGGAAGcacagaggaattttttttctccccagagaGGACCCCAACATCTACAAGCCACTTTGGTTTGTTACCTTATGTCTTCTTCTATCTTGGCCTGTGCCTCGAGATCAAAGGGGTCAGCGGAATAGAGCCGGATCCTCTCCTGCTCACGCCGGGCTCGGTCCTGCTGTTGCTCCAGCAACACCCTGGTGAATTTCTCTGTGGGAACAAGGAgataaagaaatgctttttactGGAAATTACTCTTGCAAATCAAATTCTGGCACAGCAAATGCTTCTTTTGATGCCAGCTGAGGAATAGActcagcagcacacagaaaaaagaTTCCTCTGAGGGCAGCGTGAATGGACCTCAGAGGATCAGTGGCAAACCTGGGAACCTGCTGAGATGAAAAGCAACTGGACAGAGCTGGCTCTCCTCATGATCCTACCCAAACACTGCACAATCAAACTCGATTTCCTGGCACATAcatttttatagggaaaaaaaaattttaaaagccacaCAAAGGTTAATGACAAAACTTCTCTCAAACCCAAGGAACACGGCAAAACCAGAGATTATAATCCCTAAAGCTGAATGCCTACCACTGGAACCAGGGGGTGTTAGCCAGGTCTAAATGCACATTTTAAGACCATAGTTTTTAGATTCCTACTTTCCAGATGGCCTCTGGCCATATTTTACTACTTGAATGGGATCACGTACGTCCCCAAAAGGACTTGGCAGTCTGTGCAGGTCTGCACAGAGGGAAGGTTTGGGTTTGCTTCCAGAGATGCCGTTCCCaggaagcagctctggctcaAAGGCTGTTATGTGCTCAGGGAGGCATTGGGTATATTTGACTGTTGGATTTTTGAAATCAGGCTTCTGTACAGCAGGTGCCTTcatccagcacagccacagggcACGGATCTATGCAGATATTTGAGAATCcaagctggagctgagctggatcTGTGCCCaaacactgccagcagcagcagtgcagcacgGCAAGGGAAAACCAGCCCTAACCACTTCCTCCTGACAGCCCAATGCGGCAATTTGGGACTGAAAATGCACATCTGGGTCAAAGCTTGATGTGCACAgaccaggcagagcagcagaggagccagTTCTGGGTATCTTGGGCTTAACCTCTGGTTTCTTGTGCCAAGAACAGCACCCCTGCTTAAGGTGATGGGAAAAACTCCCAGCAAGATGTGTGAAAAAGCCTGAGAGTGCAAAGAAAGCTTCAGCATTGGATATGAACTAAAGGCAGAGTTAAAAACAGAACAAGCTGACAATGTCCATGGAAGTTCCTCTCTGGTTTCCTCTAACAGAGAGAAATCACTCAGATGTAACCCTGAGAGTGGATAAAATCTCCTGCTAGAAGTTCCttctcttcatttatttctCCACACTCAACTAACTATTTCCCATCTACTGCAACCCAAAACTCCTCTATTTTCACACCTAAAGGACACCAGAGTTCAAATCTTTcaccacaggaagaaaaagggacCAACAtcagctgcagaggaaggtTTCAGCTGAAGGATAATGTTTCAACTGTGCTCAAAACACACAGACACTTCCAAGATTAACAGAAACGTACACCTTTATGACTATTTCTATTGAGAAAGTTCCTAAAAGACAccattttcttgttctttttcctctccctttctgcaGTTCACTTCCACAGCACAAGATCACTATGGacagagctgggtttggagtgtgctgctctctgctcagaGTCCCAGCAGCATATGGGATGCAGCTAACACACCACCTTTATTGGAAAATGTGCAGTAAGGAGTGTCTTAGTGTAAAAATCAGGAGCCGAGTCACTTGTGTTCATAGACATCCAAATTATCTGTGCCTCTGATATTTCTGAGTAGGAGGTATTAAAAAGGATATTAAAGATGCCAAGCAGGAGAAATACACCCAGAAATGGAGGAACTCTGCCTTGAATGCTCCCAACTGGCACCTTTTATCTGCACCATCAAGGAACgtgcagcacatcccagctcatTAAACATCCAGGGCTGCCCCTGAAGCAGCtgaccctgcccagccccaagCCCCAAGCGCAGCTCACCAAGGTCCCCGCTCAGCAAGGCCTCAGCCAGGGGCGGGTTGCGCTCcttgagcagggacagctcGTGGGGGTTGGCCAGCAGCATCTCCCGCAGCAGCGCCGGGTTGTCCAGGCCCTGAGGGAACGAGGGCGCGTCCGGGGGCGACGGGCGCGGCCGCTGCGCCGGGGCCGGCGCCTGCTGCTGCGTGGATGTCCCGGGCACGGCGATGCTGCTGAAATCGATCCTGGGCAGGCCTGAAAGGAAGAGCACAGGTGTCGGTGCTTCATGGTTGCATTTCTGCTGGGAAAACCAAGGGAAGGATGAGCTGCCCTCAATGCTGCATGAGAGCAGATTCCGTGAGCAGCAGTTCGTGATGGAAGCGCAGCCACGTCCCCGGGTTACTGGGTTAGCAACGCCGGCGCATTTATGTAACTGGTCTCGTCTGTCTGCCCCATTTCTAATCCCCTGAAATGCACTTGCTGACTAGCTGTTCCCAGCTTCACAAACATGAATCCCTCATAGAGGAACTACAGGGCTAAACCCAGTGGCTCTGAGGCTCTTCAGAGTCTCTTGGgttaaaaaaaagcagggaaaaaaaaaaaaagaagtaatattCCTGCAGACCTGCATTGCAGGTACCCATCCTCCAGCTGAGGCAGGACGAGGACCTCAGCAATGCTCCCACGCCCTTCTCAGCCTGTGGCACCTTTTCTAGGGATATTTTATGTCTGGGATTTGCTAGGAGTGGCTGTGGAAGGCAGAACAGAAGCGCAGGGCTCCACTCAGGCATTCCCAGAGGAGGCTTTGGCATGCACACATGATT is a window from the Vidua macroura isolate BioBank_ID:100142 chromosome 23, ASM2450914v1, whole genome shotgun sequence genome containing:
- the DDI2 gene encoding protein DDI1 homolog 2 isoform X1; translation: MLLTVFCLRRDRSEITFNLQVDADFELQNFRALCELESGIPAAESQIVYAERPLTDNNRSLASYGLKDGDVVILRQKETVEPRPSMRFPGLPRIDFSSIAVPGTSTQQQAPAPAQRPRPSPPDAPSFPQGLDNPALLREMLLANPHELSLLKERNPPLAEALLSGDLEKFTRVLLEQQQDRARREQERIRLYSADPFDLEAQAKIEEDIRQQNIEENMTIAMEEAPESFGQVVMLYINCKVNGHPVKAFVDSGAQMTIMSQACAERCNIMRLVDRRWAGIAKGVGTQKIIGRVHLAQVQIEGDFLACSFSILEEQPMDMLLGLDMLKRHQCSIDLKKNVLVIGTTGSQTSFLPEGELPECARLAYGAGRDDVRPEDIADQELAEAIQKSVEEAVAARWYQENQERKKKKTEEGQKEDVMQLQRSSAPHNTCVLL
- the DDI2 gene encoding protein DDI1 homolog 2 isoform X3; this translates as MLLTVFCLRRDRSEITFNLQVDADFELQNFRALCELESGIPAAESQIVYAERPLTDNNRSLASYGLKDGDVVILRQKETVEPRPSMRFPGLPRIDFSSIAVPGTSTQQQAPAPAQRPRPSPPDAPSFPQGLDNPALLREMLLANPHELSLLKERNPPLAEALLSGDLEKFTRVLLEQQQDRARREQERIRLYSADPFDLEAQAKIEEDIRQQNIEENMTIAMEEAPESFGQVVMLYINCKVNGHPVKAFVDSGAQMTIMSQACAERCNIMRLVDRRWAGIAKGVGTQKIIGRVHLAQVQIEGDFLACSFSILEEQPMDMLLGLDMLKRHQCSIDLKKNVLVIGTTGSQTSFLPEGELPECARLAYGAGRDDVRPEDIADQELAEAIQKSVEEAERRKP
- the DDI2 gene encoding protein DDI1 homolog 2 isoform X2 → MLLTVFCLRRDRSEITFNLQVDADFELQNFRALCELESGIPAAESQIVYAERPLTDNNRSLASYGLKDGDVVILRQKETVEPRPSMRFPGLPRIDFSSIAVPGTSTQQQAPAPAQRPRPSPPDAPSFPQGLDNPALLREMLLANPHELSLLKERNPPLAEALLSGDLEKFTRVLLEQQQDRARREQERIRLYSADPFDLEAQAKIEEDIRQQNIEENMTIAMEEAPESFGQVVMLYINCKVNGHPVKAFVDSGAQMTIMSQACAERCNIMRLVDRRWAGIAKGVGTQKIIGRVHLAQVQIEGDFLACSFSILEEQPMDMLLGLDMLKRHQCSIDLKKNVLVIGTTGSQTSFLPEGELPECARLAYGAGRDDVRPEDIADQELAEAIQKSVEEADGTKKTKKGKKRKRKKDRKRM